The DNA region TCTTCTTCATCGCGGCCTATGTCCTGCGGCGCGGCGATGCGCGGCGGGGCGCGGTGGTGCTGGTGGTGTTCATCGCCTGCAGCGCCGCCATCCTGTCCGGCCTCTACGGCCGGGCCGAGGGCGTGGAGCGCATCCTCGCCGTGGCCTATGCGCTGGTCATCAGCGCCATGGTCGGCGCCGCCGCCAGCGCCGCCCACCTGCCCGGCGGAAAGCTCATCTTCGCCGCGGCCGTGCTGTTCTACGTGTCGGACATTGCCGTCGCCTACTGGAAGTTCGTGGGTGGCGACGCGCCGTATGACTGGTTCTGCTACCCGCTGTACTACACGGCCTGCACCATGCTCGCGTTCGGCGCCGGGGCGGTGGCCGGGCCGCGCAGCCCGTTGGCGCCGCCGGGCACCGGTGAGACAACGCAACCTGTCACAGGATAGCCAGGAGAGATCACGATGAAGCACCTCGCCTGTGGAACCGTCTGTTTCCGCAACCTGCCGCTCGCGGAGGCCTTCGCACGCATCGCTCGGGCCGGATACACCTGGGTCGAGACCCAGGCCACCGCGCCCTTCTGTCCGCATGTGGACCCGTGGCATGACGACCCCGACGCCTTCGCCCGACTGGTCGCCGACTGCGGCTTCAAGGGCGTAACGGCGCTCTGGGCCCCACACGGCGCGATCCTGGCCGATCCCGGGGCTGTCGCGGGCATCAGCACCGCCCTGGCCTGGGCCCAGGCGGCGGGCATC from bacterium includes:
- a CDS encoding lysoplasmalogenase → MASPCCRAAAIARTVLAIVIALAVAGTLLHAWQALGLPRLGAIAVASGGFVLISLLSGGLRSAPGVLMVIGLVGCFLGDMLGARSFVASAGAFLVGHIFFIAAYVLRRGDARRGAVVLVVFIACSAAILSGLYGRAEGVERILAVAYALVISAMVGAAASAAHLPGGKLIFAAAVLFYVSDIAVAYWKFVGGDAPYDWFCYPLYYTACTMLAFGAGAVAGPRSPLAPPGTGETTQPVTG